In Thermodesulfobacteriota bacterium, one DNA window encodes the following:
- a CDS encoding hydrogenase iron-sulfur subunit: protein MSGEPLILAFCCHYCAYAAADLAGSMRLQYPDNVRVLRLPCTGKLEANHVLAAFELGVDGVVVAGCLEGGCHFLEGNLRARKRVERLRGMMAEIGLEPERLEMYNLSSAEGTRFAEIVNEMVERVRGLGASPLRPGRERMEEGVRELRRRADAVPEGGER from the coding sequence ATGAGCGGCGAGCCGTTGATCCTTGCGTTCTGCTGCCACTACTGCGCCTACGCCGCGGCGGACCTGGCCGGCTCGATGCGCCTGCAGTACCCGGACAACGTGCGGGTCCTGCGGCTGCCCTGCACCGGAAAGCTCGAGGCGAACCACGTGCTTGCCGCCTTCGAGCTCGGGGTCGACGGGGTCGTCGTGGCGGGATGCCTCGAGGGCGGCTGCCACTTCCTGGAAGGGAACCTGCGCGCTCGCAAGCGCGTCGAGCGGCTCCGCGGGATGATGGCCGAGATCGGGCTGGAGCCGGAACGGCTGGAGATGTACAACCTTTCCTCCGCCGAGGGGACCCGGTTCGCGGAGATCGTGAACGAAATGGTCGAGCGAGTACGCGGGCTGGGCGCAAGCCCGCTGCGGCCGGGACGGGAACGCATGGAAGAGGGTGTCCGGGAGCTCCGCCGACGGGCGGACGCCGTCCCGGAGGGAGGGGAGAGATGA
- a CDS encoding FAD-dependent oxidoreductase — MEHRYKYLIVGGGMVSEAAVKGIREVDAAGTIGIVGSEKDSPYKRPPLSKGLWKGDPPESIRYKTEGRGATLHLGRTVREIDPSARLVVDAEGVAYGYERLLIATGGTPRRLPFGDDDRIVYYRTVEDYRRLRRM, encoded by the coding sequence ATGGAGCATCGCTACAAGTACCTGATTGTCGGGGGAGGGATGGTCTCCGAGGCGGCGGTCAAGGGGATCCGGGAGGTGGATGCTGCGGGAACCATCGGCATCGTTGGCTCGGAAAAGGATTCCCCTTACAAGCGGCCGCCCCTTTCGAAAGGGCTTTGGAAAGGCGACCCTCCGGAGAGTATCCGATACAAGACGGAAGGCAGGGGGGCGACGCTGCACCTCGGGCGGACCGTCCGGGAGATCGATCCATCTGCCCGCCTCGTTGTCGACGCGGAAGGGGTCGCCTACGGGTACGAACGCCTCCTCATCGCCACCGGCGGGACTCCCCGCCGCCTTCCTTTCGGCGACGACGACCGGATCGTGTACTACCGCACCGTGGAGGACTATCGGCGGCTTCGCCGGATGA
- a CDS encoding methylenetetrahydrofolate reductase C-terminal domain-containing protein, which produces MIVADRKKIPEIVEMIKDHQRVLLVGCGTCVTVCLAGGERETGILGAALRMALRLRGRENAVVDECTIERQCEDAFIDLVAQRASGYDAICSLGCGAGVQALAERFPKTPVYPGLNTQFMGILESQGVWTEKCSGCGNCRLGEFAGICPITRCAKRLFNGPCGGSREGKCEVNQELGCGWQLIHDRAERLGILDRFEAIVPPHDWSTGLDGGPRKVVREDQCIAGLVPRT; this is translated from the coding sequence ATGATCGTCGCGGATCGGAAAAAAATCCCGGAAATCGTGGAAATGATAAAGGACCACCAGCGCGTGCTGCTTGTCGGATGCGGCACCTGCGTCACCGTCTGCCTGGCAGGAGGGGAACGCGAAACCGGGATCCTCGGCGCCGCGCTGCGCATGGCGCTGCGGCTGCGGGGCCGGGAGAACGCGGTGGTGGACGAGTGCACCATCGAACGGCAGTGCGAGGACGCCTTCATCGACCTCGTCGCCCAGCGCGCTTCCGGGTACGACGCGATCTGCTCGCTGGGGTGCGGGGCGGGGGTGCAGGCGCTGGCCGAGCGGTTCCCGAAGACGCCCGTCTACCCGGGGCTGAACACCCAGTTCATGGGGATCCTCGAATCGCAGGGCGTCTGGACGGAAAAGTGCTCCGGATGCGGCAATTGCCGCCTCGGGGAGTTTGCGGGCATCTGCCCGATCACGCGATGCGCCAAGCGCCTGTTCAACGGCCCGTGCGGAGGATCGCGCGAGGGGAAATGCGAGGTGAACCAGGAGCTCGGCTGCGGCTGGCAGCTCATCCACGACCGCGCGGAACGGCTGGGGATCCTCGATCGATTCGAGGCGATCGTGCCTCCGCACGACTGGTCGACCGGCCTGGACGGCGGCCCCCGCAAGGTGGTGCGGGAAGACCAGTGCATCGCGGGGCTCGTCCCCCGGACCTGA